From Kwoniella dendrophila CBS 6074 chromosome 11, complete sequence, a single genomic window includes:
- a CDS encoding succinate dehydrogenase [ubiquinone] iron-sulfur subunit, mitochondrial, translating to MFKPSTASSALRAIPSSSSRISIASPSIFRSFHASASASLATPSETKPDTTKEFKIYRWNPDTPSEKPQLQSYKVDLSQCGPMMLDALIKIKNELDPTLTFRRSCREGICGSCAMNIDGVNTLACLCRIDKDVKKPSKVYPLPHMYIVKDLVPDLTLFYKQYKSIEPFLKNDNPPAQGEFLQTQEDRKKLDGMYECILCACCSTSCPSYWWNQDQYLGPAVLMQAYRWMADSRDSYGAERKEKMQNTMSLYRCHTIFNCSRTCPKGLNPALAIAKMKLEMATE from the exons ATGTTCaaaccttcaacagcttcatcagctttaagAGCTatcccatcatcatcatcaagaatcTCAATCGCATCACCATCGATATTTAGATCTTTCCATGCTTCAGCAAGTGCTTCTTTGGCCACTCCATCAGAAACTAAACCTGATACAAcaaaagaattcaaaatCTATCGATGG AACCCAGATACACCTTCAGAAAAACCTCAATTACAATCTTACAAAGTCGATTTATCACAATGTGGTCCTATGATGTTAGATGCTTTG ATTAAAATCAAGAACGAACTCGATCCAACATTAACATTCAGACGATCATGTAGAGAAGGTATTTGCGGTTCATGTGCAATGAACATTGATGGTGTCAACACATTAGCTTGTTTATGtagaattgataaagatgttaaaaaaccatcaaaagtATACCCATTACCGCATA TGTACATCGTCAAAGATCTCGTACCAGATCTTACATTATTCTACAAACAATATAAATCCATCGAACCTTTCCTTAAAAACGATAACCCACCAGCTCAAGGAGAATTCTTACAAACCCAAGAAGACCGAAAGAAGCTTGATGGAATGTACGAATGTATTTTATGTGCTTGTTGTTCAACATCTTGTCCATCT TACTGGTGGAACCAAGATCAATATTTAGGTCCTGCCGTTTTGATGCAAGCTTATCGATGGATGGCCGATTCAAGA GATTCTTACGGTGCTGAacgaaaagagaaaatgcAAAACACAATGTCTTTATACCGATGTCacaccatcttcaac TGTTCCCGAACATGTCCTAAGGGTCTTAACCCAGCTTTAGCTATTGCTAAAATGAAACTCGAAATGGCTACCGAGTAA
- a CDS encoding malate dehydrogenase, NAD-dependent codes for MFTRSVARSSSTLARGFASSARSNRKVAVLGAAGGIGQPMSLLLKTDPLVTGLSLYDIRGAPGVAADISHVNTHSEVKGYEKDDIKAALTGAEVVIIPAGVPRKPGMTRDDLFNTNASIVRDLAEAVAEHCPKAYIGIISNPVNSTVPIFAEVLKKKGVFDEKRLFGVTTLDVVRASRFLGEIKGSDPKDIKVTVVGGHSGATIVPLLSQTSQGKDVTGEAYKALVNRIQFGGDEVVKAKAGTGSATLSMGYAGARFANSLIRALNGESGVVEPTFVKSPLYESEGVEYFATNIELGTEGVKKINPIGSISAEEEELLKACLPDLAKNIKKGVEFVNNA; via the exons atgtTCACTCGATCAGTCGCtagatcttcatcaaccCTCGCCAGAGGTTTCGCTTCTTCTGCTAGATCAAACAGAAAAGTAGCTGTTCTTGGTGCTGCCG GTGGTATTGGTCAACCTATGTCCCTTCTCCTCAAAACCGACCCTCTCGTTACTGGTTTATCATTATACGATATTAGAGGTGCTCCAGGTGTTGCTGCCGATATTTCTCACGTTAACACCCACTCTGAAGTTAAAGGTTACGAAAAAGATGA CATCAAAGCCGCTCTTACCGGTGCTGAAGTAGTTATCATCCCAGCTGGTGTACCAAGAAAACCCGGTATGAC CCGAGATGATCTTTTC AACACCAACGCTTCTATCGTTAGAGATCTCGCCGAAGCCGTTGCTGAACACTGTCCTAAAGCTTACATCGGTATCATCTCTAACCCTGTCAACTCCACCGTTCCAATCTTCGCTGAagtcttgaagaagaagggtGTTTTCGATGAAAAGAG ACTCTTCGGTGTAACCACCCTCGATGTTGTCCGAGCTTCCCGATTCCTCGGTGAAATCAAAGGTTCCGATCCAAAAGACATCAAAGTTACCGTTGTTGGTGGTCACTCAGGTGCTACCATTGTTCCTCTCCTTTCTCAAACCTctcaaggtaaagatgttaCTGGTGAAGCTTACAAAGCTTTGGTCAACCGAATCCAATTCGGTGGTGATG AGGTCGTCAAAGCTAAAGCCGGTACCGGTTCTGCTACCCTCTCTATGGGTTACG CTGGTGCCCGATTCGCCAACTCCCTTATCAGAGCCCTTAACGGTGAATCCGGTGTAGTTGAACCAACTTTCGTTAAATCACCATTATACGAATCTGAAGGTGTTGAATACTTCGCTACCAACATTGAACTTGGTACTGAAGGTGTTAAGAAGATCAACCCAATCGGTTCAATCtctgctgaagaagaagaattactCAAAGCTTGTCTTCCAGA TCTCGCTAAAAACATCAAGAAAGGTGTTGAATTCGTCAACAACGCTTAA